From Micromonospora rifamycinica, a single genomic window includes:
- a CDS encoding WD40 repeat domain-containing protein has product MNPSSPRPGNQTGRPERPFAVTDEERLEQALRETLAQRVAVPHRLPFDPAGLALRRAGRTRRRRTVAGLALAGIATALATGGMTQLGGQADRTTTPTVVLGDPRGVASRSAGPVAPVPAERPADGEVDLIVAGVLVTATGQRYDLGIGPVERAQRLPDRGGWLLTGPATVAGRTLWTVPAGGEPQALLAGAEEIVVSPDGRQVAWRDDGRIFSAGIVAGQLLAVVGEPAPAGMVPVRFIGNQVLLRAGPQGGHLLWRPSPGTPPGAVAPHVLDVYGARSDGRLVARVRAGARSCLALLGPDLSQDTTRCESTPAADGRGAVSPDGRWLLVNGRLAGADGAILVDLAGGAAPQRTAGPVIGDVVAWTDTRNATYVDRGGALARMRPDEVLAGARATSTPVAGANADIRPVVVAGSD; this is encoded by the coding sequence ATGAACCCCTCGTCACCCCGACCGGGCAACCAGACCGGCCGCCCCGAGCGTCCATTCGCCGTGACCGACGAGGAACGGCTGGAGCAGGCGCTGCGGGAGACGCTCGCCCAGCGGGTCGCCGTCCCGCACCGGCTGCCGTTCGACCCGGCCGGGCTGGCGCTCCGCCGGGCCGGGCGGACGCGCCGTCGGCGCACGGTCGCCGGGCTCGCGCTGGCCGGGATCGCCACCGCCCTGGCCACCGGCGGGATGACCCAGCTCGGCGGGCAGGCGGACCGCACCACCACCCCGACCGTGGTGCTCGGCGACCCGCGCGGGGTGGCCTCCCGTTCCGCCGGACCGGTCGCGCCCGTCCCGGCGGAACGACCGGCCGACGGTGAGGTCGACCTGATCGTGGCCGGTGTCCTGGTCACCGCCACCGGCCAGCGGTACGACCTCGGCATCGGGCCGGTCGAACGGGCGCAGCGGCTGCCCGACCGCGGTGGCTGGCTGCTGACCGGGCCGGCCACCGTCGCCGGCCGTACCCTCTGGACGGTGCCCGCGGGCGGTGAACCGCAGGCGCTGCTCGCCGGGGCGGAGGAGATCGTCGTGTCGCCGGACGGCCGGCAGGTGGCCTGGCGCGACGACGGACGGATCTTCTCGGCCGGGATCGTCGCCGGCCAGCTCCTCGCGGTGGTCGGCGAGCCGGCTCCCGCCGGGATGGTCCCGGTCCGGTTCATCGGCAACCAGGTGCTGCTCCGGGCCGGCCCCCAGGGTGGTCACCTGCTGTGGCGTCCGTCCCCGGGCACGCCGCCCGGCGCCGTCGCGCCGCACGTCCTCGACGTCTACGGGGCCAGGTCCGACGGCCGGCTGGTCGCCCGGGTGCGCGCCGGAGCCCGGAGCTGTCTGGCCCTGCTCGGCCCCGACCTGAGCCAGGACACCACCCGGTGCGAGTCGACGCCTGCCGCCGACGGCCGGGGCGCGGTCTCCCCCGACGGGCGCTGGCTGCTGGTCAACGGTCGACTCGCCGGTGCGGACGGCGCGATCCTGGTCGACCTGGCCGGCGGTGCCGCCCCCCAACGGACCGCCGGACCGGTGATCGGCGACGTGGTGGCCTGGACGGACACCCGGAACGCGACCTACGTCGACCGGGGCGGCGCCCTGGCGCGGATGCGTCCCGACGAGGTCCTGGCCGGGGCGCGGGCCACCTCGACCCCGGTGGCCGGGGCCAACGCCGACATCCGACCCGTCGTGGTGGCCGGGTCGGACTGA
- a CDS encoding RecB family exonuclease: MPERLFTCTPSKLGAYTDCPRRYRYAYLDRPAPPKGPPWAHNSLGSSVHTALKNWYALPVDRRRPEALPALLKGTWVRDGYRDDEQERAAYQRALGWLEGYVATLDPGDDPLGVERVVAVKTAVLAFNGRADRIDSRPGPDGPELVIVDYKTGRSGSDADDARGSQALALYAYAAERTFRRPCRRVELHHLPTGTVAGHDHTAESLARQLTRAEDTARDIMAAERAVTDGSDPDEAFPAVAGPRCGWCDYRRTCPVGAQMPGREPWSAIDRPAAPSADRPVALPAD, encoded by the coding sequence ATGCCCGAACGGCTCTTCACCTGCACACCCAGCAAACTCGGCGCGTACACCGACTGCCCCCGCCGCTACCGGTACGCCTACCTCGACCGGCCCGCCCCGCCGAAGGGGCCGCCGTGGGCACACAACTCCCTCGGCTCCAGCGTGCACACCGCCCTGAAGAACTGGTATGCGCTGCCCGTCGACCGTCGTCGTCCCGAGGCGCTGCCCGCGCTGCTCAAGGGCACCTGGGTCCGCGACGGCTACCGCGACGACGAGCAGGAGCGTGCGGCGTACCAGCGGGCGCTGGGCTGGCTGGAGGGGTACGTCGCCACCCTCGACCCCGGCGACGACCCGCTGGGCGTGGAGCGGGTGGTCGCCGTCAAGACCGCTGTGCTGGCCTTCAACGGGCGGGCCGACCGGATCGACTCCCGCCCCGGTCCCGACGGCCCCGAACTGGTCATCGTCGACTACAAGACCGGCCGCAGCGGGTCCGACGCCGACGACGCGCGCGGGTCGCAGGCGCTCGCCCTCTACGCGTACGCCGCCGAACGGACCTTCCGTCGGCCGTGCCGCCGGGTGGAGCTGCACCACCTGCCGACCGGCACCGTCGCGGGGCATGACCACACCGCCGAGTCGCTGGCCCGCCAACTCACCCGGGCCGAGGACACCGCCCGGGACATCATGGCCGCCGAGCGGGCGGTGACCGACGGGTCCGACCCGGACGAGGCGTTCCCCGCCGTGGCCGGTCCCCGCTGTGGCTGGTGCGACTACCGGCGTACCTGCCCGGTCGGCGCGCAGATGCCGGGCCGGGAGCCGTGGTCGGCGATCGACCGCCCCGCCGCTCCGTCGGCCGACCGTCCCGTC
- a CDS encoding MarC family protein, whose product MDLKLFGEVFVTLLVIVDPPGMMPIFLALTGPLAARDRNRAAWQAVALALGVIVVFAVAGQTLLAYLHVDLPALQAAGGLLLILVALELLTGKADDPSQQVTSNIALVPLGTPLLAGPGAIVATMLFVQQADGVGQISAIAAAIIAVMLAVWVVLRFSGGIVKILRPGGIEVLTRIAGLLLAAIAVQLIADAVAAFVTQYVNTA is encoded by the coding sequence GTGGATCTCAAGCTCTTCGGTGAGGTCTTCGTGACCCTGCTGGTCATCGTCGACCCGCCGGGCATGATGCCGATCTTCCTCGCCCTGACCGGCCCGCTGGCCGCCCGTGACCGCAACCGGGCCGCCTGGCAGGCGGTCGCGTTGGCGCTCGGCGTCATCGTGGTCTTCGCCGTCGCCGGCCAGACCCTCCTCGCCTACCTGCACGTCGACCTGCCGGCGTTGCAGGCCGCCGGGGGCCTGCTGCTGATCCTGGTCGCGCTGGAACTGCTCACCGGCAAGGCCGACGACCCCAGCCAGCAGGTCACCTCCAACATCGCCCTGGTGCCGCTGGGCACCCCGCTGCTCGCCGGCCCCGGCGCGATCGTGGCGACCATGCTGTTCGTGCAGCAGGCCGACGGGGTGGGGCAGATCTCGGCGATCGCCGCCGCGATCATCGCGGTGATGCTGGCGGTCTGGGTCGTGCTGCGGTTCTCCGGCGGGATCGTGAAGATCCTCCGGCCGGGTGGCATCGAGGTGTTGACCCGGATCGCCGGCCTGCTCCTGGCCGCCATCGCGGTGCAGCTCATCGCCGACGCGGTGGCCGCCTTCGTCACCCAGTACGTGAACACGGCCTGA
- a CDS encoding PHP domain-containing protein, which translates to MPARPLIDLHAHSTASDGTLGPAELVRAAADAGLTVVAITDHDTTAGWAAAVDALPAGLSLVRGAELSCRWHGAEPALPLHLLAYLFDPEHPELVAELARVRQAREERGERIVALLRADGIDVSWPEILAAADGGTVGRPHIAAALIRAGLVATTTEAFGRDWLGERYRLPKEDIDVFRAVALVRAAGGVPVFAHPRASRRGRIVPDALIADLAGAGLAGLEADHEDHTPAEAAHVRRLATDLGLLVTGSSDFHGSHKTVRLGAHTTAPEAYERIVAAASGVTGVASG; encoded by the coding sequence ATGCCCGCGCGCCCGCTGATCGACCTGCACGCCCACTCCACCGCCAGCGACGGCACGCTCGGCCCGGCCGAGCTGGTCAGGGCCGCCGCCGACGCCGGGTTGACCGTCGTGGCGATCACCGACCACGACACCACCGCCGGGTGGGCGGCGGCGGTCGACGCGCTGCCGGCCGGGCTCAGCCTCGTGCGGGGCGCGGAGCTGTCCTGCCGCTGGCACGGTGCCGAACCGGCGCTGCCGCTGCACCTGCTGGCGTACCTGTTCGACCCGGAGCACCCCGAGCTGGTCGCCGAGCTGGCCCGGGTACGCCAGGCCCGGGAGGAGCGCGGCGAACGGATCGTGGCGCTGTTGCGGGCCGACGGGATCGACGTGAGCTGGCCGGAGATCCTGGCCGCCGCCGACGGGGGCACGGTCGGCCGCCCGCACATCGCCGCCGCGCTGATCCGGGCCGGCCTGGTCGCCACCACCACCGAGGCGTTCGGCCGGGACTGGCTGGGCGAGCGGTACCGGCTGCCCAAGGAGGACATCGACGTGTTCCGGGCTGTCGCCCTGGTGCGGGCGGCCGGCGGCGTGCCGGTGTTCGCCCACCCCCGGGCCAGCCGGCGGGGCCGGATCGTCCCCGATGCGCTGATCGCCGACCTGGCCGGGGCGGGGCTCGCCGGCCTGGAGGCCGACCACGAGGACCACACCCCCGCCGAGGCGGCGCACGTCCGGCGCCTCGCCACCGACCTGGGCCTGCTGGTCACCGGCTCGTCAGACTTCCACGGCAGCCACAAGACCGTCCGGTTGGGCGCGCACACCACCGCGCCGGAGGCGTACGAGCGGATCGTCGCGGCGGCCTCCGGGGTGACCGGCGTCGCTTCCGGGTGA
- a CDS encoding SigE family RNA polymerase sigma factor has translation MADRDPLEDEFRDFVAARSGALLRTAYLLTGDWATAEDLLQTALTKTYLAWRRLGGIEAVEPYARRVLVNTSTSWWRRRWHGERPTEILPERAGVDEIAQHLDRDVLWGHLRALPARQRAVLVLRYYEDLSEAQTAALLEISPGTVKSQTSRALATLRRRLGAEAQLDLPADPAPRPAPASRSAQTARAAPAAGAAQAARAAPAAGAAQAARAAPAGGTAPAVQPARIPRPTPPGRAADRSRTPTRATPVTAETR, from the coding sequence GTGGCCGACCGGGATCCGCTGGAGGACGAGTTCCGCGACTTCGTGGCGGCGCGCTCCGGTGCCCTGCTGCGTACCGCCTACCTGCTCACCGGGGACTGGGCCACCGCCGAGGACCTCCTCCAGACCGCGCTGACCAAGACGTACCTGGCCTGGCGGCGGCTGGGCGGGATCGAGGCGGTCGAGCCGTACGCCCGACGGGTGCTGGTCAACACGTCCACCAGTTGGTGGCGACGACGGTGGCACGGTGAGCGGCCCACCGAGATACTGCCCGAACGGGCCGGCGTGGACGAGATCGCCCAGCACCTCGACCGGGACGTCCTCTGGGGGCACCTGCGTGCGCTGCCCGCCCGGCAGCGCGCGGTGCTGGTGCTGCGCTACTACGAGGACCTGTCGGAGGCGCAGACAGCGGCCCTGCTGGAGATCTCCCCGGGAACGGTGAAGAGTCAGACGTCCCGGGCGCTGGCCACCCTGCGCCGCCGGCTCGGGGCGGAGGCGCAGCTCGACCTCCCGGCCGATCCCGCCCCCCGCCCGGCCCCGGCCTCCCGCTCCGCACAGACTGCCCGTGCCGCGCCGGCCGCCGGTGCCGCACAGGCTGCCCGTGCCGCGCCGGCCGCCGGTGCCGCACAGGCTGCCCGTGCCGCGCCTGCCGGCGGTACCGCGCCGGCCGTCCAGCCGGCCCGGATTCCCCGCCCGACCCCGCCCGGCCGGGCCGCCGACCGCTCCCGGACACCCACCCGGGCCACCCCGGTCACCGCGGAGACCCGATGA
- a CDS encoding DUF6758 family protein → MRPPDLMNGSSRCVRCGPVAPLHVPERIDAEIVASVVDRVAAESGPERPAMPLWCPWPLPSGWTVTGVAWAGDEADGVRATAVACAGPAPLGGGPAELVLVAEEPGVGLGTRFAGVAGPDPGPELTEVLAGPGPGPGHPEHVEPARIRAGGHPTPLWLINSATDRSAYAGEARGMWLHAIAWPASAGYLLAEDVVLHDLTEWTPPELVYGAPSPYLHGGA, encoded by the coding sequence GTGCGCCCGCCGGACCTGATGAACGGTTCCTCGCGTTGCGTCCGGTGCGGGCCGGTCGCCCCGCTGCACGTGCCCGAGCGGATCGACGCCGAGATCGTGGCGAGCGTGGTGGACCGGGTGGCTGCCGAGAGCGGCCCGGAGCGGCCCGCGATGCCGCTGTGGTGCCCTTGGCCGCTGCCGTCCGGCTGGACCGTGACCGGGGTGGCCTGGGCCGGCGACGAAGCCGATGGCGTCCGGGCCACGGCCGTCGCCTGCGCCGGTCCGGCGCCGCTCGGCGGCGGACCGGCCGAGCTGGTGCTGGTGGCCGAGGAGCCCGGGGTCGGACTGGGTACCCGGTTCGCCGGAGTGGCCGGCCCGGATCCCGGTCCAGAGTTGACGGAGGTGCTGGCCGGACCGGGCCCCGGCCCTGGTCATCCCGAGCATGTCGAGCCGGCGCGGATCCGGGCCGGCGGCCACCCGACTCCACTGTGGCTGATCAATTCGGCAACGGATCGAAGCGCGTACGCCGGTGAGGCTCGGGGAATGTGGCTCCATGCGATAGCCTGGCCGGCGAGCGCGGGTTACCTCCTCGCGGAAGATGTCGTCCTGCACGACCTCACCGAGTGGACTCCGCCCGAGCTCGTGTACGGCGCACCGTCTCCGTACCTGCACGGCGGGGCCTGA
- a CDS encoding PH domain-containing protein, whose product MGSPSGPPFDPDDPGRDRRERDTEPIPRYRPDEGPGYGSGAGLSNGPSFSDDAGYGDGPAYAGEGRAWGRDPEAGYQQPVISEEELAGLRSDSQGMAPRRVLPLEDEPSSLVARYLFPTERYRGEWKRHWIHLTTPIIVGVAATFVLGYLSGFLAGQDVGALTTIAVLLWFAAMGWVAWKVADWWYDRFILTNKRVMVVNGIVTRKVAMMPLARVTDMKYEQTPTGRALNYGTFVLESAGQEQALREIKNLPNPNELYLRVVEEMYEPQAVEARLGKEADEAKADDGA is encoded by the coding sequence ATGGGCAGCCCCTCCGGACCCCCGTTCGACCCGGACGATCCCGGCCGGGACCGCCGGGAGCGGGACACCGAACCGATCCCGAGATACCGGCCCGACGAGGGTCCGGGCTACGGGTCCGGTGCGGGACTCTCCAACGGACCGTCCTTCTCGGACGACGCCGGTTACGGCGACGGCCCGGCGTACGCCGGTGAGGGACGTGCCTGGGGCCGTGATCCGGAGGCGGGCTACCAGCAGCCGGTCATCTCCGAAGAGGAGCTGGCCGGGCTGCGGTCCGACTCCCAGGGGATGGCCCCCCGCCGGGTCCTTCCGCTGGAGGACGAGCCCAGTTCGCTGGTCGCCCGCTACCTCTTCCCCACCGAGCGGTACCGCGGCGAGTGGAAGCGGCACTGGATCCACCTCACCACCCCGATCATCGTCGGCGTGGCGGCCACCTTCGTGCTCGGCTACCTCTCCGGCTTCCTCGCCGGCCAGGACGTCGGCGCGCTGACCACCATCGCGGTGCTGCTCTGGTTCGCGGCGATGGGCTGGGTGGCCTGGAAGGTCGCCGACTGGTGGTACGACCGGTTCATCCTGACCAACAAGCGGGTCATGGTGGTCAACGGCATCGTCACGCGCAAGGTCGCCATGATGCCACTGGCCCGGGTCACCGACATGAAGTACGAGCAGACCCCGACCGGCCGGGCACTCAACTACGGCACCTTCGTGCTGGAATCCGCCGGCCAGGAACAGGCGCTACGCGAGATCAAGAACCTGCCCAACCCGAACGAGCTCTACCTGCGGGTGGTCGAGGAGATGTACGAGCCGCAGGCGGTCGAGGCCCGGTTGGGCAAGGAGGCCGACGAGGCCAAGGCCGACGACGGCGCCTGA